Proteins encoded by one window of Microcebus murinus isolate Inina chromosome 2, M.murinus_Inina_mat1.0, whole genome shotgun sequence:
- the UQCRH gene encoding cytochrome b-c1 complex subunit 6, mitochondrial isoform X1 yields MGLEDKQKMLTGSGDPKEKEVEPDSQNSGRPSTAVDEKNKEEEEEEELVDPLTTVREQCEQLEKCVKARERLELCDERVSSRSHTEEDCTEELFDFLHARDHCVAHKLFNSLK; encoded by the exons ATGGGTCTGGAGGACAAACAAAAGATGCTGACTGGTTCTGGGGATCCCAAGGAG aaagaaGTGGAGCCAGACTCACAAAATTCAGGCAGGCCCAGCACAGCagtagatgagaaaaataaa gaggaagaggaagaggaggaattaGTG GATCCCCTAACAACAGTGAGAGAACAATGCGAGCAGCTGGAGAAATGTGTAAAGGCCCGGGAGCGGCTAGAGCTCTGTGATGAGCGTGTCTCCTCCCGGTCACATACAGAAGAGGATTGCACAGAGGAGCTCTTTGACTTCTTGCATGCAAGGGACCACTGT GTGGCCCACAAACTCTTCAACAGCCTGAAATAA
- the UQCRH gene encoding cytochrome b-c1 complex subunit 6, mitochondrial isoform X2: MGLEDKQKMLTGSGDPKEEEEEEEELVDPLTTVREQCEQLEKCVKARERLELCDERVSSRSHTEEDCTEELFDFLHARDHCVAHKLFNSLK; this comes from the exons ATGGGTCTGGAGGACAAACAAAAGATGCTGACTGGTTCTGGGGATCCCAAGGAG gaggaagaggaagaggaggaattaGTG GATCCCCTAACAACAGTGAGAGAACAATGCGAGCAGCTGGAGAAATGTGTAAAGGCCCGGGAGCGGCTAGAGCTCTGTGATGAGCGTGTCTCCTCCCGGTCACATACAGAAGAGGATTGCACAGAGGAGCTCTTTGACTTCTTGCATGCAAGGGACCACTGT GTGGCCCACAAACTCTTCAACAGCCTGAAATAA
- the UQCRH gene encoding cytochrome b-c1 complex subunit 6, mitochondrial isoform X3: MGDPILPCLVAVWLCQLAFCTDPLTTVREQCEQLEKCVKARERLELCDERVSSRSHTEEDCTEELFDFLHARDHCVAHKLFNSLK; the protein is encoded by the exons ATGGGAGACCCCATTCTGCCATGTCTGGTGGCAGTGTGGCTCTGCCAGCTGGCCTTCTGCACG GATCCCCTAACAACAGTGAGAGAACAATGCGAGCAGCTGGAGAAATGTGTAAAGGCCCGGGAGCGGCTAGAGCTCTGTGATGAGCGTGTCTCCTCCCGGTCACATACAGAAGAGGATTGCACAGAGGAGCTCTTTGACTTCTTGCATGCAAGGGACCACTGT GTGGCCCACAAACTCTTCAACAGCCTGAAATAA